Proteins from a genomic interval of Benincasa hispida cultivar B227 chromosome 7, ASM972705v1, whole genome shotgun sequence:
- the LOC120081430 gene encoding NAC domain containing protein 50 — MGSETLTLSTPLPPTKPVAAAAAAAAAAPTALAPGFRFHPTDEELVIYYLKRKVCGKSFRFNAISEVDIYKSEPWDLAGKSRLKSRDQEYYFFSVLDKKYGNGARMNRATSQGYWKATGNDRPVRHDSRTVGLKKTLVFHSGRAPDGKRTNWVMHEYRLVDEELEKAGAGTGSSQDAYVLCRVFHKSNIGPPNGHRYAPFIEEEWDDAGSVLIPGEEIADGKIASHDAQSERNSNSVCAAEGSNNGACGEGKDGMQDKAHLISKDPVISNDPPRNSHNFLFVCKSEKLDDYTPPSIIANPKPFPLMKYKRRRQSDLNSELSKGSENSSMSNEEPSLSETAIASQTDITTTSATTPTTKNFLSTLVEYSLLESAEPKDAPAPPPALETSDLSSSVHPSILKFIQDLQHEIHKTSMERETLKFELLSARAMISILQSRIVVLNKEINDLKSNYD; from the exons ATGGGTTCTGAAACCTTGACTCTATCAACGCCTCTACCTCCGACGAAGCCCGTCGctgcagcagcagcagcagcagcagccgCACCCACAGCACTAGCTCCAGGGTTTAGGTTCCACCCGACTGACGAAGAGCTCGTTATTTACTACCTTAAGCGCAAGGTCTGTGGAAAATCCTTCCGTTTCAATGCTATTTCCGAGGTCGACATCTACAAGAGCGAGCCCTGGGACCTCGCAG gAAAGTCAAGGTTGAAGAGCAGAGACCAAGAGTACTATTTCTTTAGTGTGTTGGACAAGAAATATGGAAATGGGGCTAGGATGAATAGGGCTACAAGCCAAGGGTACTGGAAAGCCACTGGTAATGATCGACCGGTTCGCCATGATTCCAGGACTGTGGGCTTAAAGAAAACATTAGTGTTCCATAGTGGTAGAGCACCAGATGGCAAGCGGACCAATTGGGTCATGCATGAATATAGGCTTGTAGATGAAGAACTGGAGAAAGCTGGAGCGGGAACGGGAAGCTCGCAG GATGCATATGTTTTATGCAGAGTATTCCACAAAAGTAATATAGGACCTCCAAATGGACACCGTTATGCGCCTTTTATTGAGGAGGAATGGGATGATGCTGGATCAGTTTTGATTCCTGGAGAAGAGATTGCAGATGGTAAAATAGCTAGTCATGATGCACAGTCTGAAAGGAACAGCAATAGTGTGTGTGCTGCTGAGGGTAGTAATAACGGTGCATGCGGCGAAGGGAAGGATGGCATGCAG GATAAAGCTCACTTGATCAGTAAAGATCCTGTTATATCGAATGATCCTCCAAGAAACTCCCACAACTTTTTGTTTGTGTGCAAAAGTGAGAAATTGGATGATTATACTCCACCTTCCATCATTGCTAATCCTAAACCCTTCCCGCTAATGAAGTATAAACGAAGGCGGCAAAGTGACCTAAACTCTGAGCTTTCCAAAGGTTCAGAGAACTCATCCATGTCAAATGAAGAGCCCAGCTTATCCGAAACTGCTATTGCATCGCAGACGGATATAACAACGACGAGTGCGACAACACCAACaacaaaaaattttctttctaccTTAGTGGAATATTCACTATTAGAATCTGCAGAACCGAAGGATGCTCCAGCTCCTCCACCGGCATTAGAAACCTCAGATCTTAGTTCATCTGTGCATCCAAGCATCCTGAAATTCATCCAAGATTTGCAACATGAAATCCACAAGACTTCTATGGAGAGGGAGACACTGAAGTTCGAGCTGTTAAGTGCTCGAGCCATGATTAGTATCCTTCAATCCCGGATTGTCGTGTTGAATAAGGAAATTAACGATTTGAAGTCGAACTATGATTAA